From Microtus pennsylvanicus isolate mMicPen1 chromosome 10, mMicPen1.hap1, whole genome shotgun sequence, one genomic window encodes:
- the Chdh gene encoding choline dehydrogenase, mitochondrial: MWSVLRGWRRGCVRPHGAVAWAVLGQSRYPCSRAVASAAAGETSVDQDEFSFVVVGAGSAGCVLASRLTEDPSHRVLLLEAGPKDLLMGSKRLQWKIHMPAALVANLCDDRYNWYYHTEAQPGLDGRVLYWPRGRVWGGSSSLNAMVYIRGHAEDYNRWHREGAEGWDYAHCLPYFRKAQRHELGANRYRGGDGPLHVSRGKTNHPLHQAFLQAAHQAGYPFTEDMNGFQQEGFGWMDMTIHQGKRWSTACAYLHPALSRPNLRTEVQTFVSRVLFEGTRAVGVEYFKNGQSHKAYASKEVILSGGAINSPQLLMLSGIGNADDLKKLGIPVVCHLPGVGQNLQDHLEIYIQQACTQPITLHSAQKPLRRVCIGLEWLWRFTGDGATAHLETGGFIRSRPGIPHPDIQFHFLPSQVIDHGRKSTQQDAYQVHVGTMRGTSVGWLKLRSANPRDHPVIQPNYLSTETDIQDFRQCVRLTREIFAQEALAPFRGKELQPGSHVQSDKEIDAFVRAKADSAYHPSCTCKMGQPSDPTAVVDLQTRVLGVENLRVVDASIMPSVVSGNLNAPTIMIAEKAADIIKGYPALWDKDVPVYQPQTLATQR, translated from the exons ATGTGGTCAGTCCTCAGAGGCTGGAGGAGAGGATGCGTGAGACCGCATGGAGCCGTGGCATGGGCTGTGCTGGGCCAGTCACGCTACCCCTGCAGCCGTGCTGTGGCCAGTGCCGCGGCCGGCGAAACCTCCGTGGACCAGGATGAGTTCAGCTTTGTGGTGGTGGGTGCAGGCTCTGCTGGCTGTGTGCTCGCCAGTCGGCTCACTGAGGACCCAAGCCATCGGGTGCTGCTGCTAGAGGCAGGCCCCAAGGACTTGTTGATGGGGAGCAAGCGACTCCAGTGGAAGATCCACATGCCTGCTGCCCTTGTGGCCAACCTATGTGATGACAGGTACAACTGGTACTACCACACGGAAGCACAGCCGGGCCTGGATGGCCGTGTTCTGTACTGGCCGCGAGGCAGGGTCTGGGGGGGATCCTCATCCCTCAACGCCATGGTCTACATCCGTGGACATGCCGAGGATTATAACCGCTGGCATCGTGAAGGTGCTGAGGGTTGGGACTACGCACACTGCCTGCCCTACTTCCGCAAGGCACAGAGACATGAGCTGGGAGCCAACAGGTACCGTGGTGGTGATGGGCCACTGCACGTGTCTCGGGGCAAGACCAACCACCCTCTTCACCAGGCCTTCCTTCAGGCTGCACATCAGGCTGGCTACCCCTTCACCGAAGACATGAATGGCTTCCAACAGGAGGGGTTTGGCTGGATGGATATGACCATTCACCAAG GGAAGCGCTGGAGCACAGCCTGCGCCTACTTGCACCCAGCACTGAGCCGCCCCAACCTCAGGACTGAGGTCCAGAcctttgtgagcagagtgctattTGAGGGCACACGCGCAGTGGGCGTGGAGTACTTCAAGAATGGGCAGAGCCACAAG GCTTATGCCAGCAAGGAGGTGATCCTGAGTGGGGGCGCCATCAACTCTCCACAGCTGCTCATGCTCTCTGGCATTGGAAATGCGGACGACCTCAAGAAGCTGGGCATCCCTGTGGTGTGCCACCTGCCTG GAGTTGGGCAGAACCTGCAAGACCACCTGGAGATCTACATtcagcaggcatgcacacagcccATCACTCTCCACTCGGCCCAGAAGCCTCTGCGGAGGGTTTGCATCGGACTGGAGTGGCTCTGGAGGTTCACAG GGGATGGAGCCACGGCCCATCTTGAAACAGGAGGGTTCATCCGCAGCCGGCCCGGGATCCCCCACCCAGACATTCAGTTTCACTTCCTGCCATCCCAAGTGATTGACCACGGGCGGAAATCCACCCAGCAGGATGCTTACCAG GTACACGTGGGAACCATGAGGGGCACAAGTGTAGGCTGGCTCAAACTGAGAAGTGCCAACCCTCGGGACCACCCCGTGATTCAGCCCAACTACTTGTCAACAG AAACCGATATCCAGGACTTCCGTCAGTGTGTGAGATTGACCAGAGAAATTTTTGCACAAGAAGCCTTGGCTCCCTTCCGGGGCAAAGAGCTACAGCCTGGAAGCCATGTCCAGTCAGACAAAGAGATAGATGCCTTTGTGCGGGCGAAAGCAGACAGTGCTTACCATCCCTCCTGTACCTGTAAGATGGGCCAGCCCTCTGACCCCACTGCTGTGGTCGACCTGCAAACCAGGGTCCTCGGGGTAGAAAACCTCAGAGTCGTTGATGCTTCCATCATGCCCAGCGTGGTCAGTGGCAACCTGAACGCTCCCACAATAATGATTGCAGAGAAAGCAGCTGACATTATTAAGGGGTATCCTGCACTCTGGGACAAGGATGTTCCTGTCTACCAGCCGCAGACTCTGGCCACCCAGCGTTAA